In Nitrosarchaeum koreense MY1, one genomic interval encodes:
- a CDS encoding proteasome assembly chaperone 4, with the protein MNSPNGFLQKTIDLEGRSFFLKIIKFENGYFVSISERSDKIGSMVVSLATGPTPVTTTVIPSRTESLFLKLTAERISTRMKGIAIVSAFIQKELDPNTAKTIMTEIMEMIQN; encoded by the coding sequence TTGAACTCTCCAAATGGGTTTTTACAAAAAACCATTGATTTGGAGGGTCGTAGCTTTTTTTTAAAAATAATAAAGTTTGAAAATGGCTATTTTGTTTCTATATCAGAAAGATCTGATAAAATAGGTTCAATGGTCGTCTCATTAGCTACTGGTCCAACACCTGTTACTACAACTGTAATACCCTCCAGAACTGAATCTTTATTTCTCAAATTAACTGCAGAAAGAATCAGTACTAGAATGAAAGGTATTGCAATTGTTTCAGCATTTATTCAAAAAGAATTAGATCCTAATACTGCAAAAACTATAATGACTGAAATTATGGAGATGATTCAGAATTGA
- a CDS encoding nascent polypeptide-associated complex protein produces MMRGGNREMRRMMDKMGLDMKEIPNVQEVIIKTDKKEIIVSKPSVTEMKAKDNSIFTVTADSYEERELEVPIFSEEDIQLVSQQAGVDEEKAKTALEEAKGDLARAILLLTSG; encoded by the coding sequence ATGATGCGCGGTGGAAATCGTGAAATGCGAAGAATGATGGATAAGATGGGTCTTGATATGAAAGAGATCCCAAATGTTCAAGAGGTAATAATTAAGACTGATAAAAAAGAGATCATTGTTTCAAAACCATCTGTAACAGAAATGAAGGCTAAGGATAATTCTATTTTCACAGTTACTGCTGATAGTTATGAAGAACGAGAATTAGAAGTCCCAATATTTTCTGAAGAAGATATTCAACTAGTAAGTCAGCAAGCCGGTGTGGATGAAGAAAAGGCTAAAACTGCTCTAGAAGAAGCCAAAGGCGATCTGGCCAGAGCAATACTTCTTTTGACTTCTGGATGA
- a CDS encoding PUA domain-containing protein, which translates to MDQTLKLKHTLDALFGSGVSKYLPKNIEIVFSRKTGRIKTVSEKGKLLCTLRIDGGLAISPYFAQILLKSKKFKENCLEVNQEAAPFVQDGKSVFCKHVVWCGKNIRIASDTPVLYKNKVIAVGKAVLSSEMISDFNRGMAVRVRDSLKSHRGESTS; encoded by the coding sequence GTGGATCAAACTCTGAAATTAAAACACACACTTGATGCATTATTTGGAAGTGGAGTTTCAAAGTACCTACCTAAAAATATTGAAATTGTATTCTCAAGAAAAACTGGTAGAATTAAAACTGTATCTGAAAAAGGCAAATTACTATGTACATTAAGAATTGATGGGGGCTTGGCTATTAGTCCCTATTTTGCTCAGATTTTGTTAAAAAGTAAAAAATTCAAAGAAAATTGTTTAGAAGTTAATCAAGAAGCAGCACCATTTGTTCAAGATGGAAAATCCGTTTTCTGTAAACATGTTGTATGGTGTGGCAAAAATATACGAATTGCATCTGATACTCCAGTACTTTATAAAAATAAAGTAATTGCAGTAGGAAAAGCAGTATTGTCTTCTGAAATGATTTCTGATTTTAATAGAGGAATGGCTGTTAGGGTTAGAGATAGTTTAAAAAGTCATAGAGGAGAATCAACATCATGA
- a CDS encoding phosphate uptake regulator PhoU: MDEKEETRKIQFTGKSSYIVSLPKQWVMDLGLKQGDQIRMVRKDSSTLEIYPPKFETRSQKKEDATIEIENEETFAIVRKLISLYFLGYKTINIKPKSGRLNPNQRNAVKEAVKRMLMGSEIISDSSSGITIQVLVNLLELSVDGAIKRMIHLAKSMSNDAILAMSENNLELAHEVINTDDEVDRFGFYIIRQLKIAIQNEHMLKEMGFKNARDCLGYRLVVKNIERTGDHAVLIANDIIEFKKPVKKDIVEKIQDMNEFALSVLDDSCLALFKEDYVQAEKTIEKTSEIVKYEKKVRDASKSLKDDEEIYRIRRMTENIRRISEYASDIAEIVLNMNIEKSLKKTT; encoded by the coding sequence ATGGATGAAAAAGAAGAAACAAGAAAAATTCAATTTACAGGTAAATCATCATACATAGTTTCATTACCAAAACAATGGGTCATGGATCTTGGTCTTAAACAAGGAGACCAAATTAGAATGGTAAGAAAAGATTCATCAACATTAGAAATTTATCCACCAAAATTTGAAACTAGATCTCAAAAGAAAGAAGATGCCACAATTGAGATAGAAAATGAAGAAACATTTGCAATTGTAAGAAAATTAATTTCATTGTATTTTTTAGGGTATAAAACAATCAACATCAAACCAAAAAGTGGAAGGCTTAATCCCAATCAAAGAAATGCTGTAAAAGAAGCTGTAAAAAGAATGTTGATGGGTTCTGAAATAATATCAGATTCTAGTAGTGGAATTACAATTCAAGTTCTTGTTAATTTACTAGAACTCAGTGTCGATGGTGCTATCAAACGTATGATTCATCTAGCAAAATCAATGTCAAATGATGCAATTTTAGCAATGAGTGAAAATAATTTAGAATTAGCCCATGAAGTAATCAATACCGATGATGAGGTAGACAGATTTGGATTTTATATTATTAGACAGTTAAAAATTGCAATTCAAAATGAACATATGTTAAAAGAAATGGGATTTAAAAATGCTAGAGATTGTCTAGGATATAGATTAGTAGTAAAAAATATTGAAAGAACTGGAGATCATGCAGTGCTTATAGCAAATGATATAATAGAATTTAAAAAACCAGTAAAGAAAGATATCGTAGAAAAAATTCAGGATATGAACGAATTTGCATTATCGGTTTTAGATGATTCATGTTTAGCATTATTCAAAGAAGATTATGTCCAAGCTGAAAAAACAATTGAGAAGACAAGTGAGATTGTAAAATATGAGAAAAAAGTAAGAGATGCGTCAAAATCGCTTAAAGATGATGAAGAAATCTATAGAATTCGACGAATGACTGAAAATATAAGGCGAATATCAGAGTATGCTAGTGACATAGCAGAAATTGTTCTCAATATGAATATAGAAAAATCATTAAAAAAGACTACATAA
- the hflX gene encoding GTPase HflX translates to MNSAILITYDKEDAVTEAIGLCDAAGIRVIHTIKQHFLKKPKYGIGGGVLEKLIEIADKLKPDVIVFDEILKPSQNYNLASALHREILDREALILEIFETRASSAESKLQVKLAQLRYELVRAKEKVRLSSMGEQPGFMGIGKFEIDVYHDDIKHRMQSIKSKLEKAGKQRELHRQGRKRLGFKTISLAGYTSSGKTTLFNKITGESKEQSKSLFTTLSTTTRRFSIEQEPFLIADTVGFISKLPAYMIDAFKSTLEELIHTDIIIVVIDINDSLLELRKKFASCMRTLSELGVEMDRIIFALNKSDLLTSEEIEEKIEILNLKDYKKRITISSKTGHNLIELKNLIKAIIQNQKSPEYKKDTSIGFDNTYGN, encoded by the coding sequence ATGAATTCTGCAATACTAATCACATATGATAAAGAAGATGCAGTTACTGAAGCTATTGGATTATGTGATGCAGCAGGAATACGAGTAATTCATACAATAAAACAGCATTTTCTAAAAAAACCAAAATACGGAATAGGCGGAGGTGTATTAGAAAAATTAATAGAAATTGCAGATAAACTCAAACCAGATGTTATTGTTTTTGATGAAATATTAAAGCCAAGTCAAAATTATAATCTAGCTTCAGCATTGCATAGAGAAATTCTAGATAGAGAAGCGCTTATTTTAGAAATTTTTGAAACTAGAGCATCAAGTGCCGAATCTAAATTGCAAGTTAAATTAGCTCAACTTCGATATGAATTGGTTAGAGCTAAAGAAAAAGTACGGCTTTCTAGCATGGGAGAGCAACCAGGGTTTATGGGAATAGGAAAATTTGAGATTGATGTTTATCATGACGATATTAAACATAGAATGCAATCAATAAAATCAAAACTTGAAAAAGCTGGAAAACAAAGAGAGCTTCACAGACAAGGAAGAAAAAGACTTGGATTTAAGACCATTTCACTTGCAGGATATACTTCATCTGGAAAAACGACATTATTTAATAAAATTACAGGTGAATCAAAAGAACAAAGTAAAAGTCTATTCACTACTCTCTCTACAACTACAAGGAGATTTTCTATAGAACAAGAACCATTTTTAATTGCAGATACAGTTGGGTTCATCAGTAAATTACCTGCATATATGATTGATGCATTCAAATCAACCTTAGAGGAATTAATTCATACAGATATCATAATAGTTGTAATTGACATTAATGATTCTTTGTTAGAATTACGAAAAAAATTTGCAAGTTGTATGAGAACTTTAAGTGAATTAGGTGTTGAAATGGATAGAATAATTTTTGCTTTAAATAAATCAGATTTATTGACATCTGAAGAAATTGAAGAAAAAATAGAAATTCTGAATTTAAAAGATTATAAAAAACGAATTACAATATCATCTAAAACAGGACATAATCTTATAGAGTTAAAAAATTTAATCAAAGCAATTATTCAAAATCAAAAATCGCCAGAATATAAAAAAGATACATCAATTGGATTTGATAATACATATGGTAATTGA
- a CDS encoding tRNA methyltransferase, giving the protein MVIEVVRIGQRLVRDDRVTTHVALVARAFGCSKIFMTEVNPEIKDTLEKINNTWGGDFVVEFIDNWKSIVKMKKKDSKIVHLTMYGESINEVDMQLRKEENLLIVVGAEKVPREIYELADYNVGIGNQPHSEISALAIILDRIQKGEQFKNSFPGAKRKIIPTRNGKNVLVRGTRD; this is encoded by the coding sequence ATGGTAATTGAAGTTGTAAGAATAGGACAACGATTGGTAAGAGATGATAGAGTTACTACACATGTAGCTTTAGTTGCTAGAGCTTTTGGTTGTAGTAAAATATTCATGACTGAAGTTAATCCAGAAATTAAAGATACATTAGAAAAAATAAACAATACGTGGGGCGGAGATTTTGTTGTTGAATTTATTGATAATTGGAAATCAATTGTAAAAATGAAGAAAAAAGATAGTAAAATAGTTCATCTCACGATGTATGGAGAAAGCATTAATGAGGTAGATATGCAACTTAGAAAAGAAGAAAATTTACTAATAGTTGTAGGTGCTGAAAAAGTTCCAAGAGAAATCTATGAACTTGCAGATTATAATGTAGGAATTGGAAACCAACCCCATTCTGAGATTAGTGCATTGGCAATTATTCTTGATCGCATTCAAAAAGGGGAACAATTTAAGAATAGTTTTCCCGGGGCTAAAAGAAAGATCATACCCACGAGAAATGGCAAAAATGTACTTGTAAGAGGAACAAGGGATTAA
- a CDS encoding transcription factor produces MVDKYEDPFVRIASMIGGDEYLKVARSLLKAEDATDEEIASSTGLRINMVRKVLYDLFGKSLITGIRVKDERKGWFVYRWRTRREEVEHFIESQKKKITERLQQRFDYENYSDFYHCGNEDCHRVTFEDALEGMFKCPSCGNVLNLKKNDKSKKAYSKKIDEIKKDMQQTF; encoded by the coding sequence TTGGTAGACAAATACGAAGACCCTTTTGTTAGAATTGCATCCATGATAGGAGGAGATGAATATCTCAAAGTCGCTAGATCACTTTTGAAGGCAGAGGATGCTACGGATGAAGAAATTGCAAGTTCTACAGGTTTGAGGATAAACATGGTAAGAAAGGTTTTGTATGATCTCTTTGGAAAATCACTAATCACAGGAATTAGAGTTAAAGATGAGCGTAAAGGATGGTTTGTTTATCGATGGAGAACTCGTAGAGAAGAAGTAGAACATTTCATAGAAAGTCAAAAAAAGAAAATTACAGAAAGATTGCAACAAAGATTTGATTATGAAAATTATTCAGATTTTTATCATTGTGGAAATGAAGATTGCCACAGAGTTACTTTTGAGGATGCTTTAGAAGGAATGTTCAAGTGTCCATCATGTGGGAATGTATTGAACTTAAAAAAGAATGATAAATCAAAAAAAGCATATTCTAAAAAAATTGATGAAATTAAAAAAGATATGCAACAGACGTTCTAG
- a CDS encoding NAD-dependent succinate-semialdehyde dehydrogenase, translating into MNQITTINPATGEEISKFNPMDKDQVFQLVGKARRAFPEWKKDYEKRRSYIYNLVEYLKKNKMELAKVATSEMGKTIKESIGEVEKCAWALEYYADNGDSLLADEVLNTDARKSFLTFEPLGVIGSIMPWNFPYWQALRFAAPCLMAGNVIVMKPSRVTMQSGLEIEKAFTESGVPDGIFQTVVGSVESANHLIDSDVNAVTFTGSTDAGAKVGQRAAMNLKKCVLELGGSDPFIVLDDAIIEKAAEGAVKGRFINCGQSCVASKRFFVGKNIAKDFIESFIKKASQLKVGDPTLIETDIGPLSSKGGLETISGIVEDAKEKGAEILLGGSQIDGKGYFYQPTILTNVKPNMRIAKEETFGPVAPITIVENESEAVKLANNTEFGLGASIWTKDLAKAEKMSRRIESGIVSVNNVVISDPRIPFGGIKHSGFGRELSRYGILEFVNIKSVRFYDNLSHHHYVE; encoded by the coding sequence CTGAATCAAATAACTACAATAAATCCAGCAACTGGTGAAGAAATTTCTAAATTTAATCCAATGGATAAAGATCAAGTATTTCAGCTAGTTGGAAAGGCAAGAAGAGCTTTTCCTGAGTGGAAAAAAGATTATGAAAAACGTCGTAGTTACATCTACAATTTAGTTGAATATTTAAAAAAGAACAAAATGGAATTGGCAAAAGTTGCAACATCTGAAATGGGAAAAACAATCAAAGAATCAATTGGTGAAGTTGAAAAATGTGCTTGGGCTTTAGAGTATTATGCTGACAATGGAGATAGTTTACTTGCTGATGAAGTATTAAATACGGATGCAAGAAAAAGCTTTCTTACTTTTGAACCACTTGGAGTGATTGGTTCGATCATGCCATGGAATTTTCCTTATTGGCAAGCTCTGAGATTTGCTGCGCCTTGTTTAATGGCAGGAAATGTAATCGTAATGAAACCTTCTAGAGTAACCATGCAATCAGGTCTTGAGATTGAAAAAGCATTTACAGAATCGGGAGTACCAGATGGAATATTTCAAACAGTAGTAGGAAGTGTAGAATCTGCCAATCACTTAATTGATTCTGATGTCAACGCAGTGACATTTACAGGAAGCACTGATGCTGGTGCAAAAGTAGGTCAACGAGCTGCTATGAATTTAAAAAAATGCGTTTTAGAACTTGGAGGAAGTGATCCATTTATTGTATTAGATGATGCAATTATTGAAAAAGCTGCTGAAGGTGCTGTTAAAGGTAGATTCATCAATTGTGGACAAAGCTGTGTTGCATCTAAAAGATTTTTTGTTGGAAAAAATATTGCTAAAGATTTTATTGAATCATTTATTAAAAAAGCTTCACAACTAAAAGTTGGAGATCCTACTTTAATTGAAACTGACATAGGACCTTTATCAAGTAAAGGTGGATTAGAAACAATTTCAGGAATTGTAGAAGATGCTAAAGAGAAAGGAGCTGAGATTCTTTTAGGTGGTTCACAAATTGATGGAAAGGGATACTTCTATCAACCTACAATTCTTACCAATGTTAAACCAAATATGAGAATTGCTAAGGAGGAAACGTTTGGGCCAGTTGCACCCATAACTATAGTTGAAAATGAAAGTGAAGCAGTGAAATTGGCAAACAATACAGAGTTTGGATTAGGAGCAAGTATTTGGACCAAAGACTTGGCAAAAGCTGAAAAAATGTCAAGAAGAATAGAATCAGGGATAGTTAGTGTAAATAATGTGGTTATTTCAGATCCAAGAATTCCTTTTGGAGGAATAAAACATAGTGGATTTGGAAGAGAATTATCAAGATATGGGATTCTAGAATTTGTAAATATTAAATCTGTTAGATTCTATGATAATTTGAGTCATCATCATTACGTAGAATAA
- a CDS encoding hemerythrin domain-containing protein, which yields MSTASLRRDHELIEKVIKAMESTIQLLNDGKQIPESILLPVIDFSKNFTDVCHHSKEENSLFPALEQAGMPRHMGPIAMMLIDHERSREIGKEMEISAKNYILTGDSTKLITDMQQYVEHITEHLWKENNKLFMMAEARLQYVSKKVDKELNEIEESKLKETGKTREHYEQLAETLTSDVLKQGS from the coding sequence GTGTCAACTGCATCATTAAGACGAGATCATGAGCTAATTGAAAAAGTTATCAAAGCAATGGAATCAACAATTCAACTTCTAAATGATGGTAAACAAATCCCTGAATCTATATTGTTGCCTGTTATCGATTTCTCTAAAAATTTTACAGATGTTTGTCATCATAGTAAGGAAGAAAATTCTTTATTTCCTGCATTAGAACAAGCGGGAATGCCACGTCATATGGGCCCTATAGCAATGATGTTGATAGATCACGAGCGTTCTAGAGAAATTGGAAAAGAAATGGAAATCTCTGCCAAAAATTATATTTTAACAGGAGATTCTACAAAATTGATTACTGATATGCAACAATATGTAGAACACATAACAGAACATTTATGGAAAGAAAATAATAAATTATTCATGATGGCTGAAGCACGCTTACAATATGTTTCAAAAAAGGTCGATAAGGAACTCAATGAAATTGAAGAATCAAAATTAAAAGAAACTGGAAAAACTAGAGAACACTATGAACAATTAGCTGAAACTCTCACTAGCGATGTTTTAAAACAAGGAAGTTAG
- a CDS encoding 2,5-diamino-6-(ribosylamino)-4(3H)-pyrimidinone 5'-phosphate reductase, giving the protein MEKSRPHVILSAAISIDGKIATRLGDSKLSSKKDKIRIHKLRSKVDAILVGKNTVQRDDPLLTVRYVKGKNPIRIILDSRGTINIDSKILQTSNKIPTIIAVSKKISKSNLKKLKKFPVEIIMTGENSVNIKSLMNHLSKRKIKNILVEGGGTVNWQFIHNDLFDEILIAISPFIIGGIDAITFVQGKGFDKIKKSPRLRLNTIKKLENYLILHYTKV; this is encoded by the coding sequence ATGGAAAAATCTAGACCACATGTAATTTTAAGTGCAGCCATTTCTATTGATGGAAAAATTGCTACACGTTTAGGAGATTCAAAACTATCTTCAAAAAAAGATAAAATAAGAATTCATAAACTTCGTTCAAAAGTTGATGCAATTCTTGTAGGAAAAAACACAGTTCAAAGGGATGATCCACTGCTTACAGTAAGATACGTAAAGGGAAAAAATCCTATAAGAATAATTTTAGATTCAAGAGGAACAATTAACATTGATTCAAAAATTTTACAAACATCTAATAAAATTCCAACTATTATTGCTGTTTCAAAAAAAATTAGTAAATCAAATTTAAAAAAATTAAAAAAATTTCCAGTTGAAATTATAATGACTGGTGAAAACTCAGTGAACATAAAATCTCTAATGAATCATCTAAGTAAAAGAAAAATTAAAAATATTTTGGTGGAAGGAGGCGGTACTGTTAACTGGCAATTTATTCATAATGATCTATTTGATGAAATTTTGATTGCTATCTCTCCATTTATTATTGGAGGAATTGATGCAATCACATTTGTTCAAGGAAAAGGTTTTGATAAAATCAAAAAATCCCCTAGACTCAGATTAAATACAATAAAAAAACTAGAAAATTACCTGATTTTGCATTATACAAAAGTGTAA
- a CDS encoding amidohydrolase family protein — translation MLIKNVSVLLGKELDFVPKTDIKIQDSRFKQIKSSIGTNTKDEFFDCEGLLLIPGFVNCHTHIGDSIGKDVVLNSSVDKRIHPVSGVKPLILKNTEKNHLASFMKYSCQSMINKGITTFVDFREGGFEGVLLLKQILSKLQIRGIILGRLEFYQGTSEIKKNKPMPKTKMNELVELLKKCDGIGVSGANENSLSVLNYYSSTPKLRAIHSSETKQSVSKSKKITGISETTRALTMKPHFLVHMTHASLNDLRSASKKTSGIVICPRANAALAEGIPDIELMKKVGCTIGLGTDNVMINSPDMFREMDYLWKVTMGIHKKRIEPKEILKMATVNGGKILNKDIGVIEIGKLADGIFINKHALDLEPMHNIHASIVHRASESNIRAVMIGGKIVHGKI, via the coding sequence ATGCTAATCAAAAATGTTAGTGTTCTATTAGGTAAAGAATTAGATTTTGTTCCAAAAACTGATATAAAAATCCAAGATTCAAGATTCAAACAAATAAAATCCAGTATTGGAACAAATACAAAAGATGAATTCTTTGATTGTGAAGGTTTATTGTTAATTCCAGGATTTGTAAATTGTCATACTCATATAGGCGATTCTATTGGAAAAGATGTTGTTCTAAATAGTTCTGTTGATAAAAGAATTCATCCTGTGTCTGGTGTAAAACCATTAATTCTAAAAAATACTGAAAAAAATCATCTAGCAAGTTTTATGAAATATTCCTGCCAGTCTATGATAAATAAAGGAATTACAACTTTTGTAGATTTTCGAGAAGGTGGATTTGAAGGTGTTTTACTACTAAAACAAATTCTATCTAAATTACAAATACGTGGAATTATTCTTGGTAGATTAGAATTCTATCAAGGAACATCTGAAATAAAAAAAAACAAACCTATGCCTAAAACTAAAATGAATGAACTTGTAGAATTATTAAAAAAATGTGATGGAATTGGAGTAAGTGGAGCAAATGAAAACAGCTTGTCTGTACTAAATTACTACTCTTCCACGCCTAAACTTCGTGCTATTCATTCATCTGAAACAAAACAAAGTGTTTCTAAATCCAAAAAGATTACCGGAATATCTGAAACCACACGTGCACTTACAATGAAACCCCATTTTTTGGTACATATGACACATGCATCATTAAATGATCTGCGTTCTGCATCAAAAAAAACTTCTGGAATAGTAATTTGCCCAAGAGCAAACGCTGCACTTGCTGAAGGAATTCCTGATATTGAGTTAATGAAAAAAGTTGGTTGCACTATAGGATTAGGTACTGATAATGTGATGATTAATTCACCAGATATGTTTAGAGAGATGGATTATTTGTGGAAAGTAACAATGGGTATTCATAAAAAAAGAATAGAGCCAAAAGAAATTTTAAAAATGGCTACTGTGAATGGTGGAAAAATTTTGAATAAAGATATTGGAGTAATTGAAATTGGTAAACTTGCAGATGGTATTTTTATCAACAAACATGCATTAGACTTAGAGCCAATGCATAATATTCACGCATCTATAGTTCATAGAGCATCAGAATCTAATATTCGTGCTGTGATGATTGGAGGTAAAATAGTTCATGGAAAAATCTAG
- a CDS encoding GTP cyclohydrolase IIa has product MIQLSILKISGYGPWTLTLGSDREHALQMLQASLYQEIQKLFSEKNCLVFLNRADEFFVVSNGLTLEDHIEIQKNLEKSFDMRLSMSIGYADSPFAANLKAYEGKKNEIFLNKDFSIFGFINGRSDNKVSIMHFDVENLTSRRKIISPYEITSIIFNLYAKMSKFFLQKNSLTFFMGGDNFMVVANDEAKQSVKDFIKLIQNEDDITLNCGIGNAKNARDAVKLATKSLDTIREIRDSGKEKPTVYELSC; this is encoded by the coding sequence ATGATTCAGCTTAGCATTTTGAAGATTAGTGGATATGGTCCATGGACTCTAACTCTTGGTAGTGACAGGGAGCATGCACTTCAAATGCTTCAGGCATCATTATATCAAGAAATTCAAAAATTGTTCTCAGAAAAAAACTGTCTTGTTTTTTTAAATAGAGCAGATGAATTTTTTGTAGTTTCTAATGGATTAACACTGGAGGATCATATTGAAATTCAGAAAAATCTTGAAAAATCTTTTGATATGCGATTATCCATGTCTATTGGCTATGCTGATTCCCCCTTTGCTGCAAATCTGAAAGCATATGAAGGTAAAAAAAATGAGATCTTTCTAAACAAGGATTTTTCAATTTTTGGATTTATTAATGGTCGTTCTGACAACAAAGTATCCATAATGCATTTTGATGTGGAGAATCTTACATCAAGAAGAAAAATAATTTCTCCCTATGAAATTACTTCCATAATTTTTAATCTATATGCTAAAATGTCAAAATTTTTCTTACAAAAAAACTCTCTTACATTTTTTATGGGTGGAGACAATTTTATGGTTGTTGCAAACGATGAAGCTAAACAATCTGTTAAAGATTTCATTAAATTAATTCAAAATGAAGATGATATTACTTTGAATTGTGGAATAGGTAATGCCAAAAATGCTAGAGATGCTGTAAAACTTGCAACAAAATCTCTTGATACAATAAGAGAAATTAGAGATTCAGGAAAAGAAAAACCAACAGTGTATGAATTATCATGCTAA
- the ribH gene encoding 6,7-dimethyl-8-ribityllumazine synthase translates to MNIAIVVSEFNEEVTFRMLAVAEEKAKKMKLKINYTCKVPGAFDMPIIIDALLQKNDVDGVVTLGAIIKGQTKHDEVIAHSTANALTALSIKYKKPVSLGITGPGMQDRHAYARIRPVAERAVESVVKIFNELERIQK, encoded by the coding sequence TTGAATATTGCTATAGTGGTTTCGGAATTCAATGAAGAGGTGACGTTTAGAATGCTTGCTGTTGCAGAGGAAAAAGCAAAAAAAATGAAATTAAAAATAAACTATACCTGTAAAGTCCCGGGTGCATTTGATATGCCTATAATTATTGATGCATTGTTACAAAAAAATGATGTTGATGGAGTAGTTACTCTTGGTGCAATAATTAAAGGACAAACTAAACATGATGAAGTAATTGCCCATTCTACGGCAAATGCGCTTACAGCATTATCTATTAAATATAAAAAACCTGTATCTTTAGGAATAACTGGGCCTGGAATGCAGGATAGACACGCATATGCCAGAATACGACCAGTAGCAGAACGTGCAGTGGAATCAGTTGTAAAAATCTTCAATGAATTAGAAAGGATTCAAAAATGA
- the ribB gene encoding 3,4-dihydroxy-2-butanone-4-phosphate synthase, giving the protein MSLESGIESLKRGEFVLLFDSAGRENEIDMVVAAEFVTPEHVARMRQHAGGLLCIAIEHNFANSLELRYMHEILADSPISNKEMIMGLAPYGDHPTFSISVNHYQTYTGITDKDRSLTIREMANIFKVENKKKKFVSSFKTPGHVPLLIASEGLLSKRQGHTEMSVYLSKIAGLTPVTAICEMMDAQTYTALSIDKAEKYAKQNAIPLIDGKELLEFAKVH; this is encoded by the coding sequence ATGTCTCTTGAATCTGGGATTGAATCATTAAAACGCGGTGAGTTTGTATTATTATTTGATTCTGCAGGAAGAGAAAATGAGATAGACATGGTAGTTGCTGCAGAATTTGTAACTCCAGAACATGTTGCAAGAATGCGACAACATGCAGGTGGACTTTTGTGTATTGCAATTGAACATAATTTTGCAAATTCTCTAGAATTACGGTACATGCATGAAATTTTAGCAGACTCCCCAATTTCTAATAAAGAGATGATCATGGGACTTGCCCCATATGGTGATCATCCAACATTTTCAATTTCAGTTAATCATTATCAAACTTATACTGGTATAACAGATAAAGACAGATCATTAACAATAAGAGAAATGGCCAATATTTTCAAGGTAGAAAACAAAAAGAAAAAATTTGTTTCTTCTTTTAAAACACCTGGTCATGTTCCATTATTAATTGCCTCAGAAGGATTATTATCAAAAAGACAAGGTCATACCGAAATGTCTGTATATCTTAGTAAAATTGCAGGATTGACTCCAGTTACTGCAATTTGTGAAATGATGGATGCTCAAACTTATACTGCTTTATCTATTGATAAGGCAGAAAAGTATGCAAAACAAAATGCAATTCCATTAATTGATGGAAAAGAATTATTAGAATTTGCTAAGGTGCATTAA